The Cylindrospermum stagnale PCC 7417 genome segment GGTAAATCAAGAAGACGCTGACGAATACGGCGATGGGGCCAGAGAAGGCGAGGGCGTTGTAAGGACGAATCCCTACTAGACGGGCGATTTCAAATTGCCGCAACATGAAGCCGATTAAACCGAAGGCTCCGTGGAGGGCGACGAATGGCCACAAACCACCTAATTGAATCCAACGGGTGAAGTCGCCTTGAGCTTCTGGTCCCCAGAGTAACAGTAGGGAGTGTCCCATGCTGTCGGCGGGGGTGGATACTGCCACTGTCAGGAAGTTAGCTCCTTCTAAGTAGGAGGAGGCTAATCCGTGGGTGTACCAGGATGTGACGAAGGTTGTACCTGTTAGCCAACCACCCAGTGCTAGGAAGGCGCAGGGGAACAGTAGTATCCCTGACCAACCTACGAATACGAAGCGATCGCGCTTTAACCAGTCGTCTAGAGCGTCAAACCACCCTCTAGAACTGGGGGCGCGTCCTACTGCGATGGTCATCGAACTAAAATCCTCTTTTTTACTAAAATTGCCACGGTTTCCGAGCAGCGCCTTCCTAGAGGTTTTCCTCTATGAACGACTGCCTTGAGGAATTAACGTTTTTTTGACACTCTCAGTCGCTCGCAAGCTGCTGAGATTATGAGAACTTACCGTCTAGTTTCAGTCGGTATTTCTCAGAGTTATGCTATTACCTGTACTATTGGCTAGTAACCTAGCTTGTAGTAACTTAATGATTCTTAACTTATCACATTAGTTCAGGTTTGCGTCGCATGTACGCAAGTGAACCGATCAACTATCTACTATGAATATCAGAATTTTTACAATTTGACACAAGTTTTCTCAGAAATCTCAAAAGTCCAGCCGATGAACTTGCAAGACATCCTCCTCGAATGGGAGACTAGACTTGATAAGGAGAATATCTCACGGGCCAAAATAGTTTCATGACGGCATCAACAACGATTAACAAAGGCGATCGCCTCCTACATCAAAACGTTCTCGGTTCTCGTCGGTTCAGCAACTACTGGTGGGCAACCATCGTGACGATGGGAGCCACGGGTTTTGTGCTGGCTGGCCTATCCAGTTACCTAAAAGTCAATTTACTCCTGGTTACCGACGCAACGCAACTAATCTTCGTGCCTCAAGGATTGGTTATGGGGTTATATGGCATCGCTGGCTTGCTGTTAGCCTCATACCTGTGGTTGGTAATTCTATGGGATGTGGGCGGTGGCTACAACGAATTTAATCAAGAAACTGGAACATTCAAAATCTTCCGCTGGGGTTTTCCTGGCAAAAACCGCCAAATTCAGATTGACGGACGCATCCAAGAGGTGCAATCTGTGCGAATCACCCTGAAAGAAGGTCTAAATCCCCAACGCGCACTTTACCTGCGTGTCAAAGGTCGTCGCGATATTCCTTTAACACGGGTAGGTCAACCGTTATCCTTAACAGAGTTAGAAACTCAAGGCGCTGAGTTAGCTCGATTTTTGGAAGTACCTTTAGAAGGACTGTAAATTTTAGATTTTGAATTTTGGATTTTGGATTTTGGATTGGGGTTAAAAGAAATACTTACATCAGATGATACAAATTGCTTTTAAGTCTATTGTTGAAGCTTCAATCTAAAATCTAATTTCCAAAATCCAAAATTGATCAGAGGCGATAAAATACTGTGGTTGAGTCAGAAAACATCAACAAAAAAAACTAACTGCGTCTTTGGGCGCTTTTATCCGCCTTTTATCCCACCCTTAAAAGACGCTAAACAAGGGAAATTGTGTAAATTTTTTGGGTTTAGCGGGTGTGGCTCTCAGGCGTTTTACCCTTTTTGTAATTGGCAATGCAGTTAAAATTTCCACAATTTTTGGTTGCTCTTGTAATTGTTGGGGCGTTGATGTTGGGAGGATGCTCAACACAGAAAGATGCTTCTCGCGCTTCTTCTCCAACCGCAACAGCTACCTCTAAAGCGACCGAAACAAGCAGTAAGACAACCGCTGAAACAACATCAGTATCAGAAACCACTAGTGAGAGTATTCCGGGAATGAAAGATTTACCACGGCTCGAAGGTAAGGCTACTGTGGTGATCACGGTGAAAGGCTCGCCGATTACCATCGAAGTAGATGGCACTAATGCCCCAATTACAGCTGGCAACTTCGTAGATTTAGTGCAAAAGGGTGTGTACGATGGTTTAGTTTTCCATCGAGTTGTCCGCGAACCCCAACCGTTTGTAGTTCAAGGGGGCGATCCCCAAAGCAAAGACCCGAAAGTTCCGGCAAATAGACTGGGAACAGGTGGTTATATTGACCCGAAAACGGGGACTGAGCGCTATATACCCTTAGAAATTAAGCCAAAAGGCGAAGAAGGCATAGTTTACAGTCAGACTATTGCTAAACAGCCTGTGTTGCAGCATAAGCAAGGTGCCTTAGCAATGGCGCGATCGCAATCGCCTGACTCAGCTTCTTCTCAGTTTTACTTTGCCTTAGCAGATTTGGACTTCCTAGATGGTAACTATGCCGTTTTTGGCAATGTCACCCAGGGTTTTGATGTAGTTAGCAAAATTCAGCAAGGCGATCGCATTGACTCAGCGAAAGTCACCCAAGGTGCAGAAAACTTGAAAAATAGTCAGTAGTCATTAGTCAGTGGTCATCAGTCATTAGCCAATGGCAGATGACTACTGACAATTACCAGAATCCAAATTAATTACAAATTACGAATTATGTGAAGGTTGTTGTCACTGGTATTGGTCTAGTTTCTGCTTTGGGCAACAGCTTAAAGGATAGCTGGCAAGATTTGCTGGCAGGTAAATCTGGAATTAAATTACATCAACCATTTCCAGAACTGGAAGTACTTCCTCTAGGATTAATTGATCAACAACCAGCCGAATTAAATATCCTCACCCATCGGGTGGTTAACGCTGCACTGCTTGATGCCCAGTTGGTTCCACCTTTGTCTGATTGTGCTGTGATCATTGGATCGAGTCGTAGTCATCAGGCGTCTTGGGAGATGCTCGCACGGCAGTTGAGCCTTAAAGATTCCCGCCAAACCTCAATAAATTTAGAGAATTGGTTAGATACCTTACCGCACATGAATGCGATCGCCTCAGCACGGCAAATCGGGGCAACGGGGATAGTTTTAGCACCAATGGCAGCTTGTGCTACGGGAATTTGGGCGATCGCCCAAGCAGCTTTCCTGATCCAATCTGGACAGTGTCAACGGGCGATCGCTGGAGCAGTGGAAGCACCAATTACACCCCTGACTTTATCAGGATTTCAGCAAATGGGTGCTTTGGCGAAAACAGGGGCTTATCCTTTTGATTTGTACCGAGAAGGCTTAGTATTAGGTGAAGGTGCGGCGGTGCTTGTTTTGGAATCAGCAGAGTTAGCACAAGATCGGCAAGCAAAAGTTTATGGTGAAATTCTCGGTTTTGGACTGACAGCCGATGCATATCATCCTAACCAGCCAGAACCTGAGGCGAAAAGTGCGATCGCCGCAATCAAGCAATGTCTAGAACGCAGTTGCTTAAAACCAAAAGATCTCGATTACATTCACGCTCATGGTACTGGCACGCTCCTAAATGACCGAGTAGAGAGCATGATCATCCAACAGATGTTTCCCCAAGGGGTAGCGATTAGTTCCACCAAAGGCAGTTCAGGTCATACCCTAGGCGCTTCCGGAGCCTTGGGCGTAGCTTTTTCGCTGATGGCATTGCAAGATAAAATTTTACCGCCTTGTGTGGGATTGCAGCAGCCAGAGTTTGATTTAGATTTCGTAACTGTAGCCAAACAAAGTCAAATTCGGCGGGTTCTCTGTTTAAGTTTTGGTTTTGGCGGTCAAAATGCGGCGATCGCCTTGGGTAACTGAGATTTTATTGCTGATTGCGGAATCTGAGCCTACTAGTGTGAATACTTGATGTAGATGGCGCGTTCTCTGGTTGTCGGTAATTTCAACAGCATATAATGACCTCATTAGCGAAAAATTAATTGTTAGGGTGTATTTATACTTAGGCGTTCCTAGAGAGAAAATTAATCAAGAGGATATTTTGAAATGAAATTGATCAAGACGAACCTTTGTTTCCTAGCATTTTCCTTACCTTTGTTTTCTCAAGCGGCACAGGTACAGGCTCAGTCAGTCCCCACAACAAAAACTTGGCAAATTAGTCAGGCATTTAAGCCACCACAGCGGGAAGCACCTCCTGCAAGTGCTGGTGGTGCTTCCCGTGGTACTTCTTGCGTAAAAGGTAATAAGGCATTTACCCCCTTAATACCAGCAAATAAATTAGGGCTGACCTTCTCTGAGCGTCCCACTTTTTTCTGGTATGTGCCGCCATCTCCAGTCAAAACTGCCCAGTTGCTTGTTCTTGATGATAGCGGCAAGAACGTATTTTATGAAACTTCTTTGACGCTTCCCGATAAAACTGGCATTATTAGCTACACTCTCCCTGACAATACACCTGCCCTGGAAGTAGGTAAAACTTACCGTTGGTATCTGACACTTGTTTGTGATGATCAAGACTCCAGCAGCAATCCTCGCGTAGATGGTTGGGTAAAACGCACCCAACCAGAATTAACCCTGTCGGAGGCGCTCTTAAAATCAAACTTACAACAGTTACCGACTCTCTATGCAGACGCTGGGATTTGGCATGAAGCGCTGACTAGTCTGGTGCAGTTACGGCGTACTGGGACGAATAAGTTAAAAACTACTCTCAATTGGAGACAATTCTTGAACTCCGTCGGATTAAATGCGATCGCCTCTGAGCCATTAATCGATTGCTGCACAGCCAAAAATAATCAGTAAAATAGTTCTGTAATTTCAACAGACTCTTACATAATTTCTAATACTCCAGGGTTGACAAACTTCCCGGATGTCCTTGTGAACAATTAGAAAGAATTGTCAGTCTGTGCATAGCATTACGAAACTCAGGACTGACTACTGATATGTGGGCAAAGCTGAAGCAGCAAATCTGGCAATGGCGGGTTGTGATCATTACAGTTCCCAATGTCACAGCCTTAGTGATTGCCATCCGTTTGACTGGATTGCTGCAATTGCTGGAATTGACCGCGTGGGATCAGTTTTTTATCCACCGTCCGCGAGAGGCATTTGATAACCGCATAGTTATAGTTGAGATTAATGAAGCAGATATTCGTCAGCAGAGGCAATGGCCGATGTCTGATGCCACCCTTGCCAATTTACTAGAGAAGATAAAGCAGCAGCAACCGAGAGCCATCGGTTTAGACCTCTATCGGGACTTAGCCGTAAATCCCGGTCATTCAGACCTTGTTAAAGTATTTGAGTCCACACCCAACTTAATTGGAGTTCAAAAAGTCTCTCAGACTGATGATAGTGATCCGGTCAATCCACCAACCGTACTGAAGCAACGCCAACAGGTTGGGGCAAATGACATACCCCTAGATGGAGATGGCAAAATCCGTAGGGGCTTACTATACCTGAATTTAAAGAATGGCGATACCTTAACAAGCTTTGGGCTAAAACTGGCATTATTGTACTTGAAAGCTGAGGGCATTACCGATAGCCAGCGTTCCCCAACAACCAACCCAAATTACTTGGAATTAGGTCGGGGTGTTTTCCCGATTTTTGAAGCCAATGATGGCGGTTACGTGCGGGCGAATGCAGGAAGCTATCAAGTACTGTTAAATTACCGAGGACAAATACAGCAGTTTCCTAAAGTATCCCTGACATCCGTATTAGAAAACCGCATCTCACCAGACTTAATGCGGGGACGAGTGGTGTTAATTGGTTCAACCGCTGAGAGTTTAAAGGATCTGTTCTATACACCTTACACCAGTAAAGTGTTTGCCGCCCCAGAACGAATGGCGGGTGTGACAATTCATGCTAATTTGATTAGTCAAATTTTGAGTGCGGCTATAGATGGGCGTCCGCTGATTCAGACTTTACCTGAGCCTTTAGAATGGCTGTGGATTTTAGTTTGGTCAATCACGGGTGCTACCTTGTGTTGGCAGCAACGCCACAGCAGCCACCTAGTTGCTACCTGTGTTTTTCTAGCGGCTGGTGGTTTGATTGGCAGCTGTTTTCTCGGCTTTCTGCTTGGTTGGTGGATTCCTGTGGTACCGCCACTTTTAGCATTAGGCGGTTCGGCGATCGCGATCGCCCAGTATATCGCCCGTAGCGCTGCCGAAATGCAAAAAACCTTTGGTCGCTATCTGACAGATGAAGTAGTCGCCAATTTGCTAGAAACACCTTCTGGCTTAAAGCTGGGGGGAGAAAGGAGAAAAGTCACAATTCTCGTATCTGACTTAAGAGGGTTTTCTGCCATTTCAGAACAATTACCACCGGAAAAAGTGGTGAAAATTCTCAATCTTTACCTGGAAGTGATGACAGATGTCATTAACTATTACCAAGGTACGATTAATGAATTTATTGGCGATGGTATCTTGGTGATGTTTGGTGCGCCTATTAGTCGCCCGGATGATTCCCAAAGAGCGATCGCCTGTGCTGTTGCTATGCAATTAGCAATGCAAAAAGTGAATGAGCAAAATGAAATCATGAATCTGCCAATTCTCGAAATGGGAATTGGTATCAATACAGGCGAGGTGGTAGCGGGAAATGTTGGTTCTCAAAAACGCGCCCAGTATACAGTTATCGGCAGTCATGTCAATCTAGCCGCTCGCGTCGAGACTTATACTGTCGGTGGACAGATTTTAATTTCTGAGTATACCGGGCAAGATGCCAGCATTGAACTCAGAATTAATGACCAATTGCGAGTAGAACCGAAGGGTATCAAATATCCCATCACCCTTTATGATGTTGGTGGGATTGGTGGCAAATATAAGCTGTTCTTGCCCAAAAAAGCCGAGAATTTGGTGAAATTGAGTCAGGAAGTGGCTGTTGAGTATGTAGTATTGCAAGGAAAACACGCAGTCGGGACAGTTTTTCAGGGGGAATTAGTCAGTCTCTCAGAAAACGGGGCAGAATTGCGATTGCCTTCAGCACTGCGCTCCGCGCAATCGCTTCATTCATTGGAAATTTTAAGTAACCTCAAGCTGAAGATATTGACTGAACCAGAATTGCTGACAGAGGACGCAGACATCTATGCCAAGGTAATCAAACAATCAACTGTTGATGAGCATCATTGGCTGATTCGGTTTACAGCCGTACCCCCAAAAGCGATCGCATTTCTCAAGGCACTACGCGATACTAACAGTCATTGAAAAGATTCTCAATTTAAACAATTATTGTGATACTTCTATCTGTGCGTTCACCTTAGTGAAGCCGTCATACAGAATTTTTGGGTATCATAAGCGATCGCACTTACAGACCAATAGAGATGGTGCATTCTCATAAGGACGTTTGGTTTGAGATGAGAGGTGGTCTGAATGAACGCACCCTACGGGAGAGAAGCGATTGCACTGAGTCTTTCTACAACGGACGCATAACAAAAATGAGGTTTAAATCCTATTCGTCGCTCTCAACAAATGGAATTTAAACTTCTAATTAGGTGACTCGTTTATGAGGATATTTGATGTGAAGCCCTCCAAAAAACAACTCAGGAATTTCATAACAGTAGGATATATTTAATAATAACCTTCTAACTCTAGAATCTGATCTCCTTGCCAAGGAAATTCTGGGGTGATCTCATAGACAAGTTCAGGCATGGAAAGCACCTCCCGAACTCTCACCACTTCTTTTGCATTCCCTCTAAAGACAACAAAAGGCGATCGTTCTTGAAGTAGCTTTCTTGCTGCCAGGAAATTGACATTTGCTACCTGAGCTACAGTTCTAATATGTTGTTTGTTTTGAGCGTCTCCATTGATAATACTGACTTCGTACAAGGTTTCGTCACGCTGAGTCTCAGGAATATAGGTTGTCACAATTGACCAATCACAATTGGTGCAAAATAGCCCTTGGGTACTACCCTCTTGTCTGATCTCCATCTGACTGCCGCATTTTTCACATATTGGTATTTGAGAAATATCTATTATGGCGATTTACCTGGAGTAAATGTTCGGAATGTACCTTATATAAGGCGATCGTTTAACAATCAAGACAGTCGTTACAAAAGAGGATATCTGCTTGCAGCAGCGCTTCGCTATCGCACTATATTTGCTAGTTCCAAAATTAATTTCGGAACGTATATAGACAGGTTTCAATCCTATCCGTCGCTCTCAATAAATGGGATTTCTACTAAGTCTCGTCCACTACATAAAGCCTCAATTGCATCGACACCTGAATCCCCAACAAAGACCATAAACTCATCATAACCTGCATAAACTTTGCCTTCTGGAGCCATCATCAAAACCATGTGGACTCGATTAGATTCACCAATAATACAAAGTGGGACACCAACTCGGTCACTATAATCTTTGACCCTCTCAGGATAAATATTTGCTACTGCTTCTGGAACATTGAAGTGAAAATCATCCTCTAATCGGGGGACTCGTTTATGAGGATATTTGACGTGAAGCCCCCCAAAACTACTCAGGAAGTTCATAACAGTAGGATATATTGAATAACCTTCTGATTCTAAAACCTCCTTGTATTCAGTTGTATCTATATTCCATGATTCGTGCCATTCGGCATGATAAAGTAATGTAGTTGTTTCTTCGGAAAAAACTGCCATATTTATTTTTTGCTTCGTTGTTTCTGATCACCAGACGAGTATTGCCGTGAAGCGATCGCACTGCACTCACGATTCCACTTACTCTTCTCTCGCAAATCGCCCCCTAACACATTCATATTCATCCTCAAGAAGCCAAAACTTTACATCCTCATAAGATTGTGAAGAGAACAAAACCTTATATCCTTCGATAGGATCAAGAATATACCACCAACCATTACTATTATTGATAAGCATTAGGATGTAAGGGGGAAAACCAGTTGGATCTACCCAAATTTCTAAAAATTTCCAATCACTTAGCAGATTTTGTTCTTGGGACAGCATGATACTTTCCTCCTTTTAATTTAAGTTCACCAAAAGTTAATGGAATTTTTGATCCATCTTTGGCAATTCGTTCACCAATAGGTTTGTCAAATGACAGCCCCCATCGATCATGTCCACGAACTGTGCCAAGATAATCTCCGCGATTAATTATCTCTTGAGTCACTCTGTCCATTGTAGCTCTATCTTTAAATACATGGGCTGACCCTTCTTTCCTAATTAATTTATTCGACTCGGCAGTATTGGGAAGATGTTTATTTACTTGACTTTCATCCAGAGTCGATTTTCTTAGTGCCTGCCGTTTTGCCCCTATCTCTAGGGTATCTTTTAGTGTTTGCCTTGATGTCTTCAACTGTTGACGTTCTTTCAACCACTGCATTAAAGGTGTTTCGCCAACGGTCTGAGCAAATTTGGTTTTACTAAAAGCATCTGCTCCTTTCTTAGCAAGATATGCCACCAATGCCAGTAAAATCGCATCTACTAAGCTTCCTAAAGCTTCTGCTAAACTCTTAGCTGCCTCCTCAAGTTTTTTCCGATCACCATTAGCAGTCCAGACAAGTTTAATAAATTGACCTAACTGTGATAATAGATTACCAGCAATGCCAAAAACGGCTTCTACAAGCATCTTTAAACCATAAATCTCAAGAATTAGAAGCCCAATTTCAAATCCTATTTCTGCTCCGGGTATCGCTCCTACGCCACCAAACATCGAACCAATTAAAGCTCCAACAGTAGTGCTTGTTGCTAAGATTATTGCCGCCTCTTTCGCAAACTTTATTAATCCCTCTAATAATCCTTTGCTAGCGTTAGCAGCGTGCCTGGCAATAGCGCCAGGAATAAACTGACCTGAAAGTTGACAGGCTAACTTAAAATCTTGAAGTTTTTGGTCTATTTTTTTAAGGTTTCGGGATACTTCACCTGTTACAGTTCCACTCCCCACATCCATTTTTGCTGCTACGCCAAAACTAGGAATCCATAAATCTACGCCTCCAATCAGTTCGGTATTTGAGGCATCTCTTCCAGGAATAACTGAATTACTAAAACTGCCTGTCTTTACTTTAAATGCCTCTGGTTTATTAAAAGCTCGAATCGCATTGATAAAATGATTAATATTTTGATCCGGTGTGCTTTCATTTCCTTTAATACCATACATTTTTTTAACTAGATCCCAAAAATTTTCACCCGATTGCACTTTGATGAGACTCAACGCAGGATCTTGTTGAATAAGCTTATCAGGCGGCTGATGTATTCTTGGAGCAAAAGCATAACCTGTTTTTCCTAAGACAGCGACCTTCTGCCAACCTGATTGAGGAGCAGAATCTTCTAAGATGTAAACCCTTTGACCAAATTTTAATTGAGCTAGAGATGCAGATTTTTGATCAGGTTTCTGGCGTAAATTTAGACCTTCTTCACGAACAAATGCTACCTTATTATTAATATTGTAAGAATTTTTGGGTTTTGAATTACTTCTGGCTAGTTGCAGGGGTGTATTTTGACGCTGAATAGTTCCAGTTTGCTGCACCACATGAGTCAATTCATGTGCTGTCAAATCATTATTCCCTGGCGCTTTTCCTTCCCCATAGTAAACATCACTTCCATGAGTAAATGCCTGTGCCCCTAACTCTCGACTCATCTGCACTGCTTCACTGCCTGTATGCACCCGCACTGAGCTAAAATCAGCACCAAAGCGGGGTTCCATGAAACCTCGCACATCAAGAGGTAATGGTCTACCACCACCTTTACTGCTATTCAACCGGCTCTCAATATTACCATGAGCCTGTGAAGTTCTACCCATTTCTGGTCTTGCTGCTCGTTGCACAATTGGGGTGAAAGCATTTGCCGGCTTGGTTTGTACTTCTACTGATGCCCGTTGTACAGCATTATCAGGCATAGACATAACGCGACTAGCCATCATGTCTGCTTCTTGCTCGTATTTATCCCCAGGCTCCCCCACTGTTAACTTTGTCTGAATTGATTCTATCTGTGGTTCAGTGCCAGCATTCTCCTCTAGCTGTTGTCTCTGAAGTTGCGCTTTTCTAGTTTCTATCGCTTTGAGGAAGATATTATCTTGTAGCCATTCGGCTGTTGTCGGTGGTTTGACAGTATTTATCGGCTGTTCTGAGGCTTTGGCGTTTCTCTGTTGATAAGGGTTTGTCCAAGAGCTTGCTTGGTTCAAGGAACTGCTTTTCTTGGGAGCCGCATTGTTCCCAAAAGATGACTTTTGTACTTTATGGCGAGACATACACAAGTTATTGTAATAATGTTATTAACCTGATTGTAACCAATTTAACCTTTTGACTGAGTTTTGCCAAGCACGTAGAAAAATCTTTACTAAACCGGCTCTTAATTGAGGTAAATAATCAGGAACTGAGTTTTGCAGAACTGCTTTAACTTCTGGATATAAGGATTTTAGCGACATCAATTCAATTTACTCCAACTCTCAAATCAAAGAAAGCAAGTTGCAAAAATCGTGGCACAATTAACCAATTCCTGATGTCCTCTAACTTTAGGTTTACTCAAACAGATTCCAGACAAACTTTCCTGTCTTATCGATATAACCCCAGTCACTGTAGGTATCATCATCTTTAGATTTTATTATCTTGACTTCTGCCAAGCCACCCCGGAATGAAGAAGGCTCATCAAATTTAGGCTGAATAACAATAGTTCCCCGCGAATCTATATAACCATAACTCAACTTGTTATTTTTATTATCGACTACTCCAACAACAGCCAACCCTTCTGAGAAAAGCCAAGCCTCATAAAACATTGGTTTAATGACCATTTGACCTGTTTTATTGATATAGCCCCATCCTTCATTAA includes the following:
- a CDS encoding photosystem I assembly protein Ycf4; its protein translation is MTASTTINKGDRLLHQNVLGSRRFSNYWWATIVTMGATGFVLAGLSSYLKVNLLLVTDATQLIFVPQGLVMGLYGIAGLLLASYLWLVILWDVGGGYNEFNQETGTFKIFRWGFPGKNRQIQIDGRIQEVQSVRITLKEGLNPQRALYLRVKGRRDIPLTRVGQPLSLTELETQGAELARFLEVPLEGL
- a CDS encoding peptidylprolyl isomerase, with the protein product MQLKFPQFLVALVIVGALMLGGCSTQKDASRASSPTATATSKATETSSKTTAETTSVSETTSESIPGMKDLPRLEGKATVVITVKGSPITIEVDGTNAPITAGNFVDLVQKGVYDGLVFHRVVREPQPFVVQGGDPQSKDPKVPANRLGTGGYIDPKTGTERYIPLEIKPKGEEGIVYSQTIAKQPVLQHKQGALAMARSQSPDSASSQFYFALADLDFLDGNYAVFGNVTQGFDVVSKIQQGDRIDSAKVTQGAENLKNSQ
- a CDS encoding beta-ketoacyl-ACP synthase, translated to MKVVVTGIGLVSALGNSLKDSWQDLLAGKSGIKLHQPFPELEVLPLGLIDQQPAELNILTHRVVNAALLDAQLVPPLSDCAVIIGSSRSHQASWEMLARQLSLKDSRQTSINLENWLDTLPHMNAIASARQIGATGIVLAPMAACATGIWAIAQAAFLIQSGQCQRAIAGAVEAPITPLTLSGFQQMGALAKTGAYPFDLYREGLVLGEGAAVLVLESAELAQDRQAKVYGEILGFGLTADAYHPNQPEPEAKSAIAAIKQCLERSCLKPKDLDYIHAHGTGTLLNDRVESMIIQQMFPQGVAISSTKGSSGHTLGASGALGVAFSLMALQDKILPPCVGLQQPEFDLDFVTVAKQSQIRRVLCLSFGFGGQNAAIALGN
- a CDS encoding DUF928 domain-containing protein, with the protein product MKLIKTNLCFLAFSLPLFSQAAQVQAQSVPTTKTWQISQAFKPPQREAPPASAGGASRGTSCVKGNKAFTPLIPANKLGLTFSERPTFFWYVPPSPVKTAQLLVLDDSGKNVFYETSLTLPDKTGIISYTLPDNTPALEVGKTYRWYLTLVCDDQDSSSNPRVDGWVKRTQPELTLSEALLKSNLQQLPTLYADAGIWHEALTSLVQLRRTGTNKLKTTLNWRQFLNSVGLNAIASEPLIDCCTAKNNQ
- a CDS encoding CHASE2 domain-containing protein — its product is MWAKLKQQIWQWRVVIITVPNVTALVIAIRLTGLLQLLELTAWDQFFIHRPREAFDNRIVIVEINEADIRQQRQWPMSDATLANLLEKIKQQQPRAIGLDLYRDLAVNPGHSDLVKVFESTPNLIGVQKVSQTDDSDPVNPPTVLKQRQQVGANDIPLDGDGKIRRGLLYLNLKNGDTLTSFGLKLALLYLKAEGITDSQRSPTTNPNYLELGRGVFPIFEANDGGYVRANAGSYQVLLNYRGQIQQFPKVSLTSVLENRISPDLMRGRVVLIGSTAESLKDLFYTPYTSKVFAAPERMAGVTIHANLISQILSAAIDGRPLIQTLPEPLEWLWILVWSITGATLCWQQRHSSHLVATCVFLAAGGLIGSCFLGFLLGWWIPVVPPLLALGGSAIAIAQYIARSAAEMQKTFGRYLTDEVVANLLETPSGLKLGGERRKVTILVSDLRGFSAISEQLPPEKVVKILNLYLEVMTDVINYYQGTINEFIGDGILVMFGAPISRPDDSQRAIACAVAMQLAMQKVNEQNEIMNLPILEMGIGINTGEVVAGNVGSQKRAQYTVIGSHVNLAARVETYTVGGQILISEYTGQDASIELRINDQLRVEPKGIKYPITLYDVGGIGGKYKLFLPKKAENLVKLSQEVAVEYVVLQGKHAVGTVFQGELVSLSENGAELRLPSALRSAQSLHSLEILSNLKLKILTEPELLTEDADIYAKVIKQSTVDEHHWLIRFTAVPPKAIAFLKALRDTNSH
- a CDS encoding SUKH-3 domain-containing protein, which encodes MAVFSEETTTLLYHAEWHESWNIDTTEYKEVLESEGYSIYPTVMNFLSSFGGLHVKYPHKRVPRLEDDFHFNVPEAVANIYPERVKDYSDRVGVPLCIIGESNRVHMVLMMAPEGKVYAGYDEFMVFVGDSGVDAIEALCSGRDLVEIPFIESDG
- a CDS encoding DUF6972 family protein, with protein sequence MSRHKVQKSSFGNNAAPKKSSSLNQASSWTNPYQQRNAKASEQPINTVKPPTTAEWLQDNIFLKAIETRKAQLQRQQLEENAGTEPQIESIQTKLTVGEPGDKYEQEADMMASRVMSMPDNAVQRASVEVQTKPANAFTPIVQRAARPEMGRTSQAHGNIESRLNSSKGGGRPLPLDVRGFMEPRFGADFSSVRVHTGSEAVQMSRELGAQAFTHGSDVYYGEGKAPGNNDLTAHELTHVVQQTGTIQRQNTPLQLARSNSKPKNSYNINNKVAFVREEGLNLRQKPDQKSASLAQLKFGQRVYILEDSAPQSGWQKVAVLGKTGYAFAPRIHQPPDKLIQQDPALSLIKVQSGENFWDLVKKMYGIKGNESTPDQNINHFINAIRAFNKPEAFKVKTGSFSNSVIPGRDASNTELIGGVDLWIPSFGVAAKMDVGSGTVTGEVSRNLKKIDQKLQDFKLACQLSGQFIPGAIARHAANASKGLLEGLIKFAKEAAIILATSTTVGALIGSMFGGVGAIPGAEIGFEIGLLILEIYGLKMLVEAVFGIAGNLLSQLGQFIKLVWTANGDRKKLEEAAKSLAEALGSLVDAILLALVAYLAKKGADAFSKTKFAQTVGETPLMQWLKERQQLKTSRQTLKDTLEIGAKRQALRKSTLDESQVNKHLPNTAESNKLIRKEGSAHVFKDRATMDRVTQEIINRGDYLGTVRGHDRWGLSFDKPIGERIAKDGSKIPLTFGELKLKGGKYHAVPRTKSAK